ACAAGTTATTAATACCAACTCCCTGAGCCTGGTAGCACAGAACAACCTGAATAAATCTCAGTCTTCACTGGGTACCGCTATCCAGCGTTTATCTTCCGGCGTGCGTATTAACAGCGCGAAAGACGATGCCGCAGGTCAGGCGATCAGCAACCGTTTCACTTCTAACATCAACGGTCTGACGCAGGCTTCCCGTAACGCCAACGACGGTATCTCCATTGCGCAGACCACCGAAGGCGCACTGAACGAAGTCAACGACAACCTGCAAAACATTCGTCGTCTGGCTGTGCAGTCTCAGAACGGCACCAACTCAGAATCTGACCGCAAGTCCATCCAGGACGAAATCAACGCGCGTCTGGCTGAAATCAACCGTATCTCTGAACAGACTGAGTTCAACGGCGTGAAAGTCCTGAGCTCAGACCAGACCCTGAACATTCAGGTCGGTTCTAACGACGGTCAGACCATCGAAATCAACCTGAGCAAAATGAACTCCACCACCTTAGGCATGGACGGTTTCGATGCTACTAAAGTCGCCACCAAACTGAGTGTCGGTTCTAAACTCAGCGGTGATGCTTCCGGTACTGCAGCCAATGTGGTTCTGGATCAGACTCAGCTGGATGCAATGAAAGATGCAGCATTCAGTGCAGGCGGCTCCGGCGATATCTACTCCACCAAAGACGGCAGCGGCAACACTGTTTACATCGCAGTAGGTAAAGACGCGTCTGGCGCGGATGTGGCGGTTACCATGACTCCAACCTTCAGCGCAGGGTCCGGCGGTGCGGCTGATACCGTGACCTTCGCGAAAGGTACTGATGCGACTGCCGATCAAATGGCAGGCGTTGGTCAGCTGAAAGCGATTGACGATGCACTGGCACAGGTTGACGAACTGCGCTCCGGTCTGGGCGCGGTACAGAACCGTTTCGATTCTGTTATCAGCAACCTGAACAGCACCGTGAACAACCTGTCTGAATCCCGTTCACGTATCCTCGATGCTGACTTCGCGTCTGAAGTGTCTAACATGAGCCGTGCGAACATCCTGCAGTCCGCAGGCGTGACCGTACTGGCACAGGCTAACCAGGTTCCGCAGAACGTACTGTCTCTGCTGCGCTAAGTCAGTTTGTAATACGTTAGTCAGTCATAGTGTAGTCAGTATCAAATCTCCCCGGTCTTCACGGACCGGGGGGATTTTTTATTGCCGGTATGATCACAACAGTAAATAAGCTTAATAAAAAACATCAGCAATAAAAAAGGGCGACAGAATACTCTGCCGCCCTTTAATCATATTTCTCACTGTTTACGGAGGTTCTTTAATTAACGTTCCGGGTTCAGGCTTCCTGGCGTTCTGTTTCAGTATGGAAAACCGACACCATACTTTCCAGCTCACCGGTGCGTTCATCCATCATCACCGTTATCGCCGCTGATTCTTCAACTAACGCCGCATTTTGCTGGGTCACCACATCCATCTGGTTAATCGCCACTGCCACCTGCTGAATCCCCATGTTCTGTTCTTCAGAAGCCTGAGTGATATCCTGCATGATGTTGCTGACTTTACTGACAATTTCAACAATATCGCCAATCGTCTCTTTGGCCGTATCGACGCGTTTACTGCCCGCTTCGGTATCCTGTACCGAATGTTCAATCAGCCCGCGGATTTCTTTGGCGGCATCGGCGCTGCGTTGCGCCAGATTACGCACTTCGGTCGCCACGACGGCAAATCCACGCCCCTGCTCACCGGCACGTGCGGCTTCCACCGCGGCGTTCAGGGCAAGAATGTTGGTCTGGCTGGCAATGCCGTCGATCACTTTAATAATGTTGGAAATCTGCGTGGCATGGCTGGCAATCGTGCCCATTGAGCGGACCACATCGACCATGATTTGTGAACCGCTGTCGGCCATCTGTTTTGCTTCGTTAGCAAGATGATTGGCCTCACGGGCATGTGCCGTATTGTTTTCGACCGTGGTTTTGATCTCTTCCATACTGGCCGCAGTCTGTTGCAGGGCGCTGGCCTGTTCTTCAGTTCGCGAAGACAAATCCTGGTTACCATGGGCAATTTCAACGGCATTATGGCGCAGGTTGACCGCCACCCCCTTCACGCCGGAAATGATATTCACCAGCGAAGCGCGCATTTCTTCAATACTGCTGAACAGTTTACCCATTTCATTACGGCCATAATCTGGCACCTGACTCGCCAGCTCTCCCTGACTGATTGCCGAGAAGATCGCGGAAGCTTCGGACAAACGGCTGATCACCATGCGGGTGATATAGCGCGAAAGTGAGACATACAAAATCACAAACAACACCACGACAATGGCGATTGTTATCCATAACAGGTCATGTAAAAAATCGGCTCTCTCTTTGTACTGAGTAGTGAGCTTATCGGCTACGGTGTAATAACTGCCGGTGACGGTTTCAAGCTCGGTGATCAAATCATCGGTCTTATCAATCACCGCGGCACTGCCATGAATATCTTTGAAGAACGTCATGTAGGTATCGGTGATCTGCATAAACAGCGCACCAGCCTTGTCTGATAACTCCTGCGTGTAG
The Rahnella variigena genome window above contains:
- a CDS encoding FliC/FljB family flagellin; translation: MAQVINTNSLSLVAQNNLNKSQSSLGTAIQRLSSGVRINSAKDDAAGQAISNRFTSNINGLTQASRNANDGISIAQTTEGALNEVNDNLQNIRRLAVQSQNGTNSESDRKSIQDEINARLAEINRISEQTEFNGVKVLSSDQTLNIQVGSNDGQTIEINLSKMNSTTLGMDGFDATKVATKLSVGSKLSGDASGTAANVVLDQTQLDAMKDAAFSAGGSGDIYSTKDGSGNTVYIAVGKDASGADVAVTMTPTFSAGSGGAADTVTFAKGTDATADQMAGVGQLKAIDDALAQVDELRSGLGAVQNRFDSVISNLNSTVNNLSESRSRILDADFASEVSNMSRANILQSAGVTVLAQANQVPQNVLSLLR
- a CDS encoding methyl-accepting chemotaxis protein yields the protein MYKLMLMRGNVLFLKAASLSNEQVSDEWATAINAHNSNIRRSIDQWVKEKKADAYTQELSDKAGALFMQITDTYMTFFKDIHGSAAVIDKTDDLITELETVTGSYYTVADKLTTQYKERADFLHDLLWITIAIVVVLFVILYVSLSRYITRMVISRLSEASAIFSAISQGELASQVPDYGRNEMGKLFSSIEEMRASLVNIISGVKGVAVNLRHNAVEIAHGNQDLSSRTEEQASALQQTAASMEEIKTTVENNTAHAREANHLANEAKQMADSGSQIMVDVVRSMGTIASHATQISNIIKVIDGIASQTNILALNAAVEAARAGEQGRGFAVVATEVRNLAQRSADAAKEIRGLIEHSVQDTEAGSKRVDTAKETIGDIVEIVSKVSNIMQDITQASEEQNMGIQQVAVAINQMDVVTQQNAALVEESAAITVMMDERTGELESMVSVFHTETERQEA